One Bythopirellula goksoeyrii genomic window, GCGCAACCAACGTTGATTGCTGCTCTGGCCGGCCAGCCGCAACGCACAGGAGAGCGAAAAGCCTGCGCTCAGAGATTCGGCCAATGTGCGAGTGAAGATCTCATAGGAAGTTACCTGGCTTGAGTTGCCAGAGGTAATATCCCCCAGCAGACGGCCTGGGAGTCCCCAGTATCTGAGCGCGTTGAACGCCAAATAGGCACCTCCAACTAAGATTGCAATTTCTGCAAGCAGACGGAGCGGATGAAAGAGGAGTTCTTTCGATAGGAGGACCGACCCTTTGGTCAGGCCGGGTAATTGAAGATCGAAATCATCATAAATGTCGCTAAAGGTGGGGACGACTACTGCCCCTAAGAAAATCAAAACGGCACCAGCAACTAGCAAGACGATCAGCGGGTAAGAGAATGTCCGTAAGAAGACTGTTCGCGTACGGTTTCTCAGTGCGGATTCTGCCAGGAGATTGTCGAGTGAGCGGTGGGAACCCTGCATCGCATCGTCGCCCAAGAGGGGTAGCAACACGGACAGATCACTACCGCGCACGATCTCTTCGGCACCGACTCCCTCGTTCAACTGCGTGGCGAGCTTCTGTATCTCACGCCGTGGTCGGCCGGCGGGCATTTCTGCAGCAAACGCCAAGAGCGCCGGGCCCAGCACATCGCGCTGGGCAATGAGTTGACCGACACGTTCCCGCAGTACACGCTCGCAGTCATCCTGAGGCGCAGGTGGCAGTACCACATCCGGGGTTATGGCAGATTCAGTAGTTTCCAATTGCCGCAGGGCTTGTACTGCAAGTCCTTGCTTTTCCAATTCGGCTATCGCCAGCGCAGCACTTTCCGCGGCAATGCGACCGGAAGTCGATTGCCCTTCAGAGTTCAAAGCTTGGTATTCAAATTCGAGCATGTTCATTTGGGATGGGCACTGCCCACCCTACGGGTTCTATCCCGACAAGTCTCTCATCATTTGGATATAGGGCAAAAACACGCTCAGTCCGTACACCAGTACGATCGCTCCCCCGAGTACACTGCCGAGCAAAATCGGTAGCGCCGTCTGCCAAACGGTGGCCAATCGCTGGGCCGATTGACGATACGTCTGGGCTGCGAAGCGTAGTACTCCTGGGAGTGACTGCTCTCCCAGATTTCCGGTCAGAGC contains:
- a CDS encoding type II secretion system F family protein, encoding MNMLEFEYQALNSEGQSTSGRIAAESAALAIAELEKQGLAVQALRQLETTESAITPDVVLPPAPQDDCERVLRERVGQLIAQRDVLGPALLAFAAEMPAGRPRREIQKLATQLNEGVGAEEIVRGSDLSVLLPLLGDDAMQGSHRSLDNLLAESALRNRTRTVFLRTFSYPLIVLLVAGAVLIFLGAVVVPTFSDIYDDFDLQLPGLTKGSVLLSKELLFHPLRLLAEIAILVGGAYLAFNALRYWGLPGRLLGDITSGNSSQVTSYEIFTRTLAESLSAGFSLSCALRLAGQSSNQRWLRKDSESLAVAAQDEWCLPETVVSETRLPATVAHALRAGPSGAPSLPLLREVAEMYAERVRNRLDWSTGFIPQFTILLVGLVVAGVVFALYLPLVTLIKGLTG